TAATAAATCAATGATTTTTTTTTTTGTAATTCTAATTTTTTCGTGATTATTAAATACATTGATTATTTTCATAAAATAAATATAGTTTGATTTAGTTGAATGCTTTTTAAATAAAATAAAAAGCGAAAACTCATATTAAGAACTTTCGCTTCAAAAAAATTATCAATTATCAATTAAAAATTACTATTTCATATTTTCGGCAACATTTAAGAATCTCTTTTTCATCATTTCATACCTTTTTGATTCACCCATACTCATTTGTATTGATTCAATTTTTGTTTGAATTGGTAAAATTTCTCTATAAACATTTGCATATTTACCCATAGCAATTGTATCTCCTTTAGATGCTCTAGTTGCAAGTGAAATAAATTCATTCACTTTTTTTGTATATTCAATTATATATGCATTTAATGCCCCTGGAGAATTTGATGGAACATCTACTTTAGCTGGAACTGGAGGAATGACCTTTGGTGACGATGTTTGCTGTTCTGGAGTTTGTTTTACAATTGATGAATCTTTTCGTACAGTATCAGTACTTTTAGTAGAATTTATAATAGTTGAAGTATCAACTAAATTTGGTTCTTGATTCTGTGAATCTTCCTTTGCACTTTCTTTATTGCTACATGATATAATTGTTAAAGAAGCTAAAAAGAGACAAATTATTTTATTCAAAGTGATTTAAAATATAAGTTTAAAAATTAAGTATTAAATATTTTTATTAGAAATTTCTGATGGTGTTATGTTTTTGTTCTCAATTTCAAGATTATCTATGATAGATTCAATTTTAGGATCAATCACTTCTGTTTTGGGATAAAATATTAGCAATAAAAACATTCCAATTGATACACCAGAATCAGCTACATTAAAAACATAAAATCTATTAATAGAAAAATTAAAAATATTAATATCTGGAATATCTACATCAACAAAATCAACAACTTTTCCATAACATAAAGGAGCATAATTAAAAATTAATCCATAAAAAGTTCTATCAATAAAATTTCCAATTGCACCTCCAAGAATTAAAGCTAAAGACAATTTGAACCAAGGGGAAGCACTTAATTGTTTTTTACTTTTATTTAGCAAATAAATAATAAAAATACTAGCAATTAAACTAAAAACACTTAAAATTACTGGAACTCCTAAATTTATTCCAAATGCCATACCAGGATTTTCAACAAATGTTAATCTAAGAAAATCACCAACTAACTGATGAGTTTCATTTAAAGACATTTGAGTTTTTACTAAAATTTTAGTTATCTGATCAAGAATTACAATCGAAAGTGAAATTATAAAATACTTCCTCATTTAATATTTATTAGCTAGAATTATAGGATTTAAAATTTGATTATAGAAAATAAATTAAGAATCATCTTCATCCTCATCTTCTGGAACATCAGAACTTACGTATTCTTCATAAACAATTGGATTCAAAATCTCAGTAAATATTTTACCAGGATAACAAGGTTTACTTGTATTCTTAAAAGTGGTACAAACTTGAGTAACTGGAACTGCCATCATCCTTTTAGAATCTAATTTTAATCCGCACATTCTGCAAATTCCAAAAGTTCCATGATCAATTCTAACAATTGCATCATCTAACTTATTTATATAATCTGAAGTTCTTTGAGATTGAAGATAAGCTTTTTCCCGCTCAACAGCATCACTAGCTTGTTCAGTTAAATGTGTTGAATATGAGCTCTCATCCATACCCTCACCATCTGCCATCATTATTAATTGTTGTTCTAACATCTCCAATTCTTCTTTAGCATCATCTTTCATAGAAGTAACAATTTTTTTAAATTTTTCTAATTCAATTTTTGAAAAAGGTTCATTGGAATCAGTAGCAGTTGCCACAGTAAACATCTCCCTTGGTACTTTCAATAAAGCTTCTTTGGCAGCCTTTAACAAATTAGTATTATTCGAATTTTTTTTAGTTGTCTCTTTGATTTCTTTTTTAGATTTATTTAAGTTAATATTTCCAGTTTTTTTCTTAGGAACTATTGTATGAATAATTACAGGTTGTTTCTTCTTTTTTTGATCATAAATTGAATCTAAACTATCACTATTATTTATTTTTTTTAATGATGATTCTTTTAATAATTCTTTTGAATTTTTATCAATTGGTATAACTTTTTTAACGATTACTGGTTTTGAATTTTTACCAACAATAGTTTTCTTTTCGTTAACTTTCTCTTTATTAGATTTTGTTAATACTTTGTCATTATTATTAACAATTTTAGTTGACTTTTCAGATTTAACAATATTTTTAATTAGAGCTACTTTTATTTTCTTCTTTGATGTATCACTTTTTGGTTGTGACAATTTTAAAGCTGGTGTTTTCATTGAAATTTTTTTTGCTGCCATGATAGTTTCTTGAAAAATTGTTTAAAAACCTAAAATCTTGTTGAAATAATTGAAATTTAAAAAAAAAATCTTTGTAGAAAAATTCTTTTGATATGGATATAATACAAATAATTATCTAATTTGCCTTCATTATCTTAACTTTACAAATTATTCCATTTATATCTATTTCAAAATTTGATGATTCATCGTCTATTAAATCGATTGCAAGTGTTTCTGAACAAATATAATCGCGCTGACGTATTAAAGAAGATTTAGTTTGCTCATTTGTTGAATAAAAAATCTTAATTCTGTCAGTAACTTCAAACTTAGAATCTTTTCTTAAATTCTGAATTCTATTAACAAATTCTCTAGCATTCCCCTCGCTTAAAAGATCTTCATCTAGCTCAGTATCTAAAGCTACTGTTAAAGTCCCTTCAGATGCAATTAACCAGCCTTGTATTTCATCATGAAGAATATCAATATCTTCTTTTACAATTTCAAAATAATCTCCATTAAAAGCTAACTCAATTTTACCATTTAAAATAATTTCAGAAATTTGTAATGTTGACATATTTCCAATTGCATCAGCAACAGTTTTCATACTCTTACCAAACTTAGGTCCTAGAGTTTTAAAATTAGCTTTTGCTCTTTTCTTAACAACATCAGATTGCTCATTTATTCCAACATACAATATTTCCTTAATATTTATCTCTTCCTTAATTATATCTTCAATTAAATTATAATCATTACGTTCTGTTTCATTTGAAACTGCAATTAGCATTTTACTTAAAGGTTGCCTTACTTTAATCTTTGATTTTTCTCGAAGTGCTCTAGCTAAAGCAACTGATTTTTGAGCCCTTTTCATTCTTCTTTCTAAATCTAAATCTATATCAGATGTTATGGAATCAGGAATATATGCCAAATGAACAGAATCAATATCTTCTAATTTAGTTGTAGAATTTAACATATTATACATTTTATCAGAAATAAAAGGAGATAATGGTGCCATTAATTTAACAATACAAACCAAACATTCATATAAAGTTTGATATGCTGAAACTTTATCTACAGACATTTCACTTTTCCAAAATCGTCTTCTATTACGCCTAACATACCAGTTTGATAAGTTTTCAATTGCAAATTCAGAAACTAATCGCATTGCTTTTGTTGGGTCATAATCTTCCATAAACTCAGTATAATTTTTGATCATAGAATTCATGGAAGAAATAATCCATCTGTCAAGTTCTGCTCTATCTTTTACAGGAATTTTTTCTTGATCATAATTGAAGCCATCTATATTTGCGTATAAAACAAAGAAATTATAAGTGTTTGTTAATGCCCTGAAAAAATCTGATAATACTGTTTTAGATAAATCATTTTCAGAGAAAATCATAGGTTTCCAAGGAGGAGAACTTGTAATCATATACCATCTTACTGCATCTGCACCATATTTATCTATTAAAGTAAATGGATTTAAAATATTACCTTTAGACTTAGACATTTTTTGCCCTTTATCATCTAAAACTAAATCATTAACAAGAATATTCTTTGTTGCAGAACAACCAAACAAAGGGGTTGCAATTGCATGTAATGTATAAAACCATCCTCTAGTTTGATCAACTCCTTCAGCAATAAAATCAGCAGGAAAATTAGATTTGAATTTATCAACATTCTCAAATGGGTAATGCCATTGAGCAAATGGCATTGATCCAGAATCATACCATACATCTATTAGCTCAGGTGTTCTCCTATAAGTTATACCATTTTTTATAAAAAAGATATTATCAACAAAAGGCTTATGTAAATCTAATTCATCTTTAACATCAATTGCTTTAACAACAGAACCATCTTCTTTTTCAAAACTACCAGTTAATAATTCCTCAATTGAACCTACACAAAACATATCATTAGGATTATCTTCAGAAACCCAAATTGGAAGTGGTGTACCCCAATATCTATCCCTTGAAAGTGACCAATCTTTAACTTCTTTTAACCAATTACCAAATCTACCAGCACCAATTTCTGGAGGTTGCCATTTAATCATTTTATCATTATTTTCAACTAATTCTTTTGAAAAAGAAGTAGCTTTTATATACCAAGAATCTCGAGCATAATAAATTATAGGATTATTACATCTCCAACAATGAGGGTAACTATGTAAGTAATCATTAGAAGATTTGAATACTAAGTCACGATTCTTTAAAGCAATAATAATGTCTTTATCACTCCCTTCAAATATGTTTCCATCAAATTCAATTTTCTTTACAGATCTACCTGCAAAATCTGTTACCAAGTCAATAAATTTACCACCAGGTGTTACTCCATTTATAACGCTTAAATCATACTTTTTTGAAATCTCATAATCATCTACACCAAATGCTGGAGCAATATGAACAATTCCAGTTCCATCAGTAGTTGATACAAAATCTCCTAAAGTAGCAAAGAAACATTTTTTATCTATAGGTAAATAATCAAATAATCTTTCATACTCAACAAATTCTAATTCAGACCCTTTGTAATCATTAACTATTTCCCATTTATTTTCTGGATCAAGAATTTGTAATCTTGAATCTGCTAAAATATAATGTTGATTAGTTACTTTATCTAATACTAATTTATAATTAATTTCTGAACCCAAACAAACAGCTACATTCGATATTAAAGTCCACGGAGTAGTTGTCCAAACAAGAAAGAAAGTATTTTCTGGGAAAATAATTTTCTCATTACTCTTAACTTTCATTTTAACATACAAAGATGGATCTCTTACATCTTTATAACCTTGAGCTAACTCATGGCTTGATAACGGTGTTTCACAATGTGGACATTGTGGTGTAATTCTAAATCCTTTATAAATCAGATCTTTCTTGAAAAATTCTGATAAAGACCACCAAACAGATTCTATATAATTATTTGTACAAGTGATATAAGCATTCTCAAAATTCACCCAATATCCCATTCTTTCAGTTAATTCTCTCCAACCTTTATCTCTATAAATATTGTCATAAACCAGATCCTTAGCCAACTTATTAAAGTTACCTATTCCGACCTTAGTTTCTATTTCACTCTTTTGTTTGAGCCCAAGTTGTTTCTCTAATGCAATCTCAACAGGTAATCCGTGAGTGTCCCAACCTGCTCTTCTATTGACTCTAAAGCCCTTCATTGTTTTATATCTACAAAATGCATCTTTTATAGCTCTAGAAAGAACATGATGTATACCTGGACTACCATTCGCAGTTGGTGGTCCCTCATAAAAAGTCCATAAGTTATCTTCATTTCGTGTTGAAACAGATCTATCAAAAATATCTGATTTACACCAAAAGTCTAGAACTTCTTTCTCTATTTCTGTATAGTCTATTCTATCTGGAAATTGTGGAAACATATATTAAACAGGAAATTGGAATTACTTTTTTATCTTTCAAAAAATAATTGGCGAAAATAAGACAATTGGACGTATTGTAAGTAAAATCATTTAGAGAATTATATAAAAAGGAATATTTCAACTAATCAAATTTTATCTTATATAATGAATTGATTTAAAATATAAAATTATTAATAAAAAGAAAATCAAAAATTCAATTTTTAATTCATTGGAATATCAATAATAAGCAATTTACCTATTGATTTAGGTTCTATATTAATATTATCGATGTCATAAATTCCAATAGCATCACGTTTATTTACTATTTCATTTTCAATATTAAAATAACCATCAATAACAAAAATATAGGCACCATTTCCAGAATCATTAACTATATAATTAACAGCCATTAAATTATCAAATTCTACCAGTGAAATTGTTGCTTTTTGATTTATCCAAAGTGATTCATTTTGTAGATTATGTGAAACAACTGGTATGAACACGTTTTTATTATCAGTTAACTTAAAAGTTCTTTGACCATATCTTGGATTTATATTACGTTCTTTTGGGAAAATCCAAAGTTGTAAAAGTTTTGTTTCCTCAGTAAGTGATGGATTAAATTCACTATGTTCAAGACCAATCCCAGCACTCATTATTTGAACATCTCCAACTTTAATTACAGAGCCATTCCCCATAGTATCTTTATGCTCTAGCTCACCAGATAATACGATTGTTATAATTTCCATATTTTCGTGAGGATGCATACCAAAGCCCATTCCAGGACTTATAATATCATCATTGAGAACCCTGAGCATTCCAAAATGAATTAATTCAGGATTATACCATCCAGCAAAACTGAAAGAAAATCTTGAATTTAACCACCCATGTGATGCAACACCTCGATTTTCAGATTTATAGATTTTTTTAACCATTTTAAAAAATAAAAAATAAAAAATTATTAAATTCTATTTAGTACAATATATTGATGGATGCAACCTTTATTTCAATTTTAAGATCCATAACAAAATCCGATAATGTTGAAAATATTTCCCCGTCTAAATGAACTGGTAAGCAAGAATTTGAAACAATTCTCATTTGTTTGAATTTGCCAAATTGTGCCATCCCAGAACTAACATGATTTCCTTTCATAACTTTTGGTAACAACTTTAAAACATTTATCTTTTTTAACTTTGGAACTAGCATATATTCAAAAACACCATCATCCAACATTGAATTTGGAGTTGTAATAAAACCACCCCCTTCCCTAGGACCATTTCCCAAAGTCAACATAAAAAAAGATGTATCAATTGTTAACTCATTATCTATAAATATCTTACTATTATAAAAGTTAAAATTTTTCTTTAGAGTTTGTAAAACTGCTAATAAGTAGATAAAAACACCTCTTAATTTTTTAATTTTTCGTGATTGAATAGTTACATTAGCATCAAAACCAATTCCAACAGTATTATTAAAAAATTCTGTTTTGATTTCTGAGATTACTTCACCTACATCTATAGCTTTAATACCACCATTAAAAATGTTATAAAATGCATTTTTCAAATCAAAATCTAAATTCAATCCATAAGCAAAATCATTGCCAGATCCAATTGGAATACATCCAAAATTTGGTCTTAAAGATTTTTCAAAATTCATTATTCCGTTAATAACTTCATGAACAGTTCCATCACCACCACATGCAATAATATTTTGATAACCTTCAATAATTGCATTGATAGTAATTTCTTTAGCGTGGTTAGTAAATTCAGTAAACTTGAAATTACAATCGCTTTTATTATTTATCAAATCAAGTAGTATATTTATTTCTTCAATACTACAACTTCTATTTGATGTTTTATTAATAACAAATAAATAACTCATTAATAAATGAAAAAGATAAATCAATCAAATGAATTTCTTAATAAAAAATATACAACTTATTAAAAATAATTAATACTTTTCTTCATAATCAGATTGATAAAATAATCGACCACTTTCTTTATTTAATATTAGCATTTTTCTATACTCATTATCAACTAATTTATTAATATCCTTAATTTTATCAATACCCAATTCAACTATGCTTAAGTATGAAAACAAAGTATCAGATTTGAATTCATTTACATTTAAAGAATCATTATTATACAAACCAACATAACCAATTCTACATTTATCTACCTTTTTTTGTTTAAGAATAAAAAAGAATACATCACCATAAGAATTGTTTAAAGTTATGTTTCTTTTACCTATAAATAATAACGAATCATTCGAATCCCATCCATTATAAAGTTGTTTTTTAAGTATTGAAGAAGAAATTTGTTCTTTTGATGTTTTATTAAAAGGAAAGAATTTTAATATTTTATTTTCATTAAATATTTTAAATAAAGTACCACAATATCTGTTACTGTTTACTAATGAATCGATAACATTATTATACATGAAAACATTATTCTTAATCAAAATAGACAAAGTGTAAATAATGTTAGTAGTATCTTTTGATGAAATTAATTTTTTAAAATATTTCTGAACTCCAACATTGGTATTATAGAATGGGGCAAGTAAAACTGAATATTGATTAATTGGAGATTGAAGAAAATATTTTTTATAATTTAAAGTATTCAATTCATTATATTCGTTGTCATTTTCATCTTTCAACTCTTCATCAATTACAACATCTTTTGAATTTAAATTTAATTTCTGTTTATTCTCTCTAATATGTTCTTTTTCTAAAATTATTTCGTTATTTTTTTGAAGTTTTTTCAATTCAAATTTTGCATCGAATAAAATATTTGAAATGTAATTTTCATAAATTTTTGGATTTATTAAATTGCTATCTATTAAAGTTGCTAGTAATAAATTCACTTCTGGTTTGTAAGCACCTATGTTAGTTAATTGTAAAATTTCTGGGAATAAATTTACAGATAGTTTTAAAGAATCAAAAAAATTTGAGAACAAATTATATCCTTCATAATCAGTATTTAAATCAGGTGGATCAAGAATTAAAAGTTCTTTCAAGGCGGTTATAGATTCAAATGTATGTTGTTCATAAAGTGCAAGCAAAGCTTCATTTTGAAATGTAACTGTATCACTTGAATTTCTATAAATTTCAACGATATCATCAACTATTTCTTTTCTTTTAGTTGAATCATTTGTCCTCCCGAGTTTATAG
Above is a window of Chlorobiota bacterium DNA encoding:
- a CDS encoding pirin family protein, giving the protein MVKKIYKSENRGVASHGWLNSRFSFSFAGWYNPELIHFGMLRVLNDDIISPGMGFGMHPHENMEIITIVLSGELEHKDTMGNGSVIKVGDVQIMSAGIGLEHSEFNPSLTEETKLLQLWIFPKERNINPRYGQRTFKLTDNKNVFIPVVSHNLQNESLWINQKATISLVEFDNLMAVNYIVNDSGNGAYIFVIDGYFNIENEIVNKRDAIGIYDIDNINIEPKSIGKLLIIDIPMN
- a CDS encoding signal peptidase II → MRKYFIISLSIVILDQITKILVKTQMSLNETHQLVGDFLRLTFVENPGMAFGINLGVPVILSVFSLIASIFIIYLLNKSKKQLSASPWFKLSLALILGGAIGNFIDRTFYGLIFNYAPLCYGKVVDFVDVDIPDINIFNFSINRFYVFNVADSGVSIGMFLLLIFYPKTEVIDPKIESIIDNLEIENKNITPSEISNKNI
- a CDS encoding YegS/Rv2252/BmrU family lipid kinase: MSYLFVINKTSNRSCSIEEINILLDLINNKSDCNFKFTEFTNHAKEITINAIIEGYQNIIACGGDGTVHEVINGIMNFEKSLRPNFGCIPIGSGNDFAYGLNLDFDLKNAFYNIFNGGIKAIDVGEVISEIKTEFFNNTVGIGFDANVTIQSRKIKKLRGVFIYLLAVLQTLKKNFNFYNSKIFIDNELTIDTSFFMLTLGNGPREGGGFITTPNSMLDDGVFEYMLVPKLKKINVLKLLPKVMKGNHVSSGMAQFGKFKQMRIVSNSCLPVHLDGEIFSTLSDFVMDLKIEIKVASINILY
- a CDS encoding isoleucine--tRNA ligase; the encoded protein is MFPQFPDRIDYTEIEKEVLDFWCKSDIFDRSVSTRNEDNLWTFYEGPPTANGSPGIHHVLSRAIKDAFCRYKTMKGFRVNRRAGWDTHGLPVEIALEKQLGLKQKSEIETKVGIGNFNKLAKDLVYDNIYRDKGWRELTERMGYWVNFENAYITCTNNYIESVWWSLSEFFKKDLIYKGFRITPQCPHCETPLSSHELAQGYKDVRDPSLYVKMKVKSNEKIIFPENTFFLVWTTTPWTLISNVAVCLGSEINYKLVLDKVTNQHYILADSRLQILDPENKWEIVNDYKGSELEFVEYERLFDYLPIDKKCFFATLGDFVSTTDGTGIVHIAPAFGVDDYEISKKYDLSVINGVTPGGKFIDLVTDFAGRSVKKIEFDGNIFEGSDKDIIIALKNRDLVFKSSNDYLHSYPHCWRCNNPIIYYARDSWYIKATSFSKELVENNDKMIKWQPPEIGAGRFGNWLKEVKDWSLSRDRYWGTPLPIWVSEDNPNDMFCVGSIEELLTGSFEKEDGSVVKAIDVKDELDLHKPFVDNIFFIKNGITYRRTPELIDVWYDSGSMPFAQWHYPFENVDKFKSNFPADFIAEGVDQTRGWFYTLHAIATPLFGCSATKNILVNDLVLDDKGQKMSKSKGNILNPFTLIDKYGADAVRWYMITSSPPWKPMIFSENDLSKTVLSDFFRALTNTYNFFVLYANIDGFNYDQEKIPVKDRAELDRWIISSMNSMIKNYTEFMEDYDPTKAMRLVSEFAIENLSNWYVRRNRRRFWKSEMSVDKVSAYQTLYECLVCIVKLMAPLSPFISDKMYNMLNSTTKLEDIDSVHLAYIPDSITSDIDLDLERRMKRAQKSVALARALREKSKIKVRQPLSKMLIAVSNETERNDYNLIEDIIKEEINIKEILYVGINEQSDVVKKRAKANFKTLGPKFGKSMKTVADAIGNMSTLQISEIILNGKIELAFNGDYFEIVKEDIDILHDEIQGWLIASEGTLTVALDTELDEDLLSEGNAREFVNRIQNLRKDSKFEVTDRIKIFYSTNEQTKSSLIRQRDYICSETLAIDLIDDESSNFEIDINGIICKVKIMKAN